Proteins found in one Triticum urartu cultivar G1812 chromosome 4, Tu2.1, whole genome shotgun sequence genomic segment:
- the LOC125553270 gene encoding probable carbohydrate esterase At4g34215 isoform X1, giving the protein MLPFLCLLAASAAALRHHHAAADVPPSNKLIFILAGQSNMAGRGGVTGTHWDGVVPPDCAPSASVLRLSPSLRWEQAREPLHQGIDGNRTCGVGPGMSFANAVLRSGGARGAAVALVPCAVGGTRMAEWGKGSELYADMVRRARVAVETGGRIGAVLWYQGESDTVRWADASEYARRMGALVRDLRQDLAMPHLLLIQVGLASGLGQYTEVVREAQKGLKLRNVRFVDAMGLPFQDGHLHLNTQAQVQLGHMLAQSYLTYGHAHPLRTPTPWWLQLTTLACCFIVLWREPYTSVLI; this is encoded by the exons ATGCTCCCTTTCCTCTGCCTcctcgccgcctccgccgccgcgctGCGGCACCACCACGCCGCCGCCGACGTGCCCCCGTCCAACAAGCTCATCTTCATCCTCGCCGGCCAGTCCAACATGGCCGGCCGCGGCGGGGTGACCGGCACGCACTGGGACGGCGTGGTGCCGCCGGACTGCGCGCCCTCggcctccgtcctccgcctctcCCCCTCGCTGCGCTGGGAGCAGGCCAGGGAGCCGCTGCACCAGGGCATCGACGGCAACCGCACCTGCGGGGTCGGCCCCGGGATGTCCTTCGCCAACGCCGTGCTCCGCtccggcggcgcgcgcggcgCCGCCGTCGCCCTCGTGCCCTGCGCCGTCGGCGGCACGCGGATGGCCGAGTGGGGGAAAGGGTCGGAGCTGTACGCGGACATGGTGCGGCGCGCCCGGGTCGCCGTGGAGACCGGGGGGCGGATCGGGGCCGTGCTGTGGTACCAGGGCGAGAGCGACACCGTGCGCTGGGCCGACGCCAGCGAGTACGCGCGCCGGATGGGCGCCCTCGTCCGCGACCTCCGCCAGGACCTCGCCATGCCCCACCTCCTCCTCATCCAG GTTGGGCTGGCATCAGGGCTTGGGCAGTACACCGAAGTCGTAAGGGAAGCTCAGAAGGGCTTAAAACTTCGGAACGTGAGGTTTGTCGACGCGATGGGGTTGCCGTTCCAAGACGGCCATCTGCATCTGAACACCCAGGCTCAGGTCCAGCTGGGACATATGCTGGCTCAGTCCTATTTAACTTATG GGCATGCACATCCTCTTCGAACACCCACACCATGGTGGCTGCAACTTACTACCTTGGCTTGTTGCTTCATTGTTCTTTGGAGGGAGCCATACACATCTGTGCTTATATAA
- the LOC125553270 gene encoding probable carbohydrate esterase At4g34215 isoform X2 has translation MLPFLCLLAASAAALRHHHAAADVPPSNKLIFILAGQSNMAGRGGVTGTHWDGVVPPDCAPSASVLRLSPSLRWEQAREPLHQGIDGNRTCGVGPGMSFANAVLRSGGARGAAVALVPCAVGGTRMAEWGKGSELYADMVRRARVAVETGGRIGAVLWYQGESDTVRWADASEYARRMGALVRDLRQDLAMPHLLLIQVGLASGLGQYTEVVREAQKGLKLRNVRFVDAMGLPFQDGHLHLNTQAQVQLGHMLAQSYLTYGTFKH, from the exons ATGCTCCCTTTCCTCTGCCTcctcgccgcctccgccgccgcgctGCGGCACCACCACGCCGCCGCCGACGTGCCCCCGTCCAACAAGCTCATCTTCATCCTCGCCGGCCAGTCCAACATGGCCGGCCGCGGCGGGGTGACCGGCACGCACTGGGACGGCGTGGTGCCGCCGGACTGCGCGCCCTCggcctccgtcctccgcctctcCCCCTCGCTGCGCTGGGAGCAGGCCAGGGAGCCGCTGCACCAGGGCATCGACGGCAACCGCACCTGCGGGGTCGGCCCCGGGATGTCCTTCGCCAACGCCGTGCTCCGCtccggcggcgcgcgcggcgCCGCCGTCGCCCTCGTGCCCTGCGCCGTCGGCGGCACGCGGATGGCCGAGTGGGGGAAAGGGTCGGAGCTGTACGCGGACATGGTGCGGCGCGCCCGGGTCGCCGTGGAGACCGGGGGGCGGATCGGGGCCGTGCTGTGGTACCAGGGCGAGAGCGACACCGTGCGCTGGGCCGACGCCAGCGAGTACGCGCGCCGGATGGGCGCCCTCGTCCGCGACCTCCGCCAGGACCTCGCCATGCCCCACCTCCTCCTCATCCAG GTTGGGCTGGCATCAGGGCTTGGGCAGTACACCGAAGTCGTAAGGGAAGCTCAGAAGGGCTTAAAACTTCGGAACGTGAGGTTTGTCGACGCGATGGGGTTGCCGTTCCAAGACGGCCATCTGCATCTGAACACCCAGGCTCAGGTCCAGCTGGGACATATGCTGGCTCAGTCCTATTTAACTTATGGTACATTCAAACACTAG